A genomic segment from Thamnophis elegans isolate rThaEle1 chromosome 3, rThaEle1.pri, whole genome shotgun sequence encodes:
- the LOC116506038 gene encoding 40S ribosomal protein S23, producing MGKCRGLRTARKLRSHRREQKWHDKQYKKAHLGTALKANPFGGASHAKGIVLEKVGVEAKQPNSAIRKCVRVQLIKNGKKITAFVPNDGCLNFIEENDEVLVAGFGRKGHAVGDIPGVRFKVVKVANVSLLALYKGKKERPRS from the exons GCAAGTGTCGTGGACTTCGTACAGCCAGGAAGCTGCGCAGTCACCGTCGTGAACAGAAGTGGCATGACAAGCAATATAAGAAGGCCCATTTGGGTACTGCTTTGAAAGCCAATCCTTTTGGGGGAGCTTCTCATGCCAAGGGAATTGTTCTGGAAAAAGT tgGTGTGGAGGCTAAGCAGCCAAATTCTGCTATTAGAAAGTGTGTCCGAGTCCAGCTCATCAAGAATGGGAAGAAGATTACAGCTTTTGTTCCCAATGATGGCTGTTTGAACTTCATTGAG GAGAACGATGAGGTTCTAGTTGCTGGCTTTGGTCGAAAAGGACATGCTGTTGGTGACATTCCTGGAGTTCGTTTCAAGGTTGTCAAAGTGGCAAACGTTTCCTTGTTAGCCTTGTACAAAGGCAAAAAGGAGAGACCCAGAtcataa